One window of Aerococcus tenax genomic DNA carries:
- the gmk gene encoding guanylate kinase yields MKSKGLLVVLSGPSGVGKGTVRKALFETDQEKKQFFYSVSATTRQPREGEVDGKDYFFVSREEFEKMIEDEKLLEYAEYVGNFYGTPLDYIDKMTNAGKDVFLEIEVQGALQVKRRMPDGVFIFLAPPNLRELESRIVNRGTDSPEVIAERMDKARTELQLMTQYDYVVENDDVDLAVKRIQTIIKAEHLKVDRFIDDIVENYLGEGD; encoded by the coding sequence ATGAAATCGAAAGGATTATTGGTTGTGCTTTCAGGACCCTCTGGGGTAGGTAAAGGGACGGTCCGTAAAGCATTATTTGAGACTGATCAAGAAAAAAAGCAATTTTTCTATTCCGTTTCAGCAACTACACGTCAACCACGTGAAGGGGAAGTAGACGGAAAGGATTATTTTTTCGTATCGCGAGAAGAGTTCGAGAAAATGATCGAAGATGAAAAGTTGTTAGAATATGCGGAATATGTAGGAAATTTTTACGGGACACCCCTGGATTACATTGATAAAATGACTAATGCAGGAAAGGATGTCTTCTTAGAAATTGAAGTGCAGGGTGCCTTGCAGGTAAAACGGCGGATGCCTGATGGGGTTTTCATTTTTCTGGCGCCACCAAATTTAAGAGAATTGGAATCACGCATTGTTAACCGGGGAACGGACAGTCCAGAAGTGATTGCGGAACGGATGGACAAGGCTCGTACCGAGTTGCAATTAATGACCCAATATGACTATGTGGTGGAAAATGATGATGTGGATTTAGCGGTAAAACGGATCCAAACCATCATTAAGGCAGAACATTTGAAAGTTGACCGTTTTATTGACGATATTGTTGAGAATTATCTAGGAGAGGGAGATTAA
- the rpoZ gene encoding DNA-directed RNA polymerase subunit omega, protein MIIYPSIDSLLKQVNSKYSLCTIAAKRAHELQENQNPMLTDYHSPKYVGQALEEINSGDLGIDPDSLAKDESLN, encoded by the coding sequence ATGATTATTTATCCATCGATTGATTCTTTGTTAAAGCAAGTAAATTCTAAATATTCTCTGTGTACCATTGCCGCTAAACGGGCCCACGAACTTCAAGAAAACCAAAATCCGATGTTAACAGACTATCATTCTCCTAAGTATGTTGGCCAAGCCTTAGAAGAGATTAATTCTGGTGACTTAGGTATTGATCCAGATTCTTTAGCTAAGGACGAAAGCCTTAACTAA
- the priA gene encoding primosomal protein N': MVTERTRVPRFARVIVDVPTMQTDHPYDYYIPDRYQDLIQVGMRVQVPFGVRQVLAYVVELTATSEFEGELKEITSLLDDQAVLTPEMLNLGRDMAEHLFSYVVTCYQTMLPRLLKVDYHKYFVPSETLTYQHRQSYFRDQEEVAWETAEEADQLKDLLALKEAGEVSVDYRVADRKHYKTEKWIQPLMDADQLEQERDQLRKTAKKQILLCEVLMELEGRRVSVKWLRENYDLSLQTIRRGQDFGWLKLFEVEVNRDPYADRYQERTQDKPLTDDQNRVYQEVKQAISDQVNDTYLLQGVTGSGKTEVYLQLIRQALDQGQNAILLVPEIALTPQMVAQLKGRFGDLVAVLHSQLSVGEHFDEWRKMRRGDARVVVGARSSIFAPIDNIGIIIIDEEHETTYKQEEAPRYHARDVAKWRASYHSCPLLLGSATPALESRARAQNGVYHLLSLPGRINGKSLPAVDLIDMREEFKHKNYYQFSRSLKEAIDQTLSQGQQVALMLNRRGYANYVMCRDCGYVFQCQNCDVSLTYHYSDRSLQCHYCGYSRPYPQVCPLCQGQHLRPFGSGTEKVEEEIYQLFPGKNLVRMDNDTTRKKGAHERLLAKVASGEANILLGTQMIAKGLDFPNITLVGVINADTSLYLPDFRASERTFQLLTQVSGRAGRGDLEGRVMIQTFNPDHYALQLAKHHDYDRFYQKEMTYRKLNHYSPYFYTIRLSISHFNEKDALKAALTLATLLRERSQGSKDYVIGPSQNAISRIKNRYYYQILYQYRNQAHIQPLFQEIRDLAQDWSKKKLYVSIDVEPLSFL; the protein is encoded by the coding sequence ATGGTCACTGAAAGGACAAGAGTCCCCCGTTTTGCCCGGGTCATTGTTGATGTCCCCACCATGCAGACTGACCATCCCTATGATTATTATATTCCCGACCGCTATCAGGACTTGATTCAGGTGGGGATGCGCGTCCAAGTTCCTTTTGGTGTTCGCCAGGTACTGGCCTATGTGGTGGAATTAACCGCGACCAGTGAATTTGAAGGTGAACTTAAGGAAATCACTAGCCTGCTTGATGACCAAGCGGTTTTAACTCCGGAAATGTTGAATCTGGGTCGAGATATGGCCGAGCATTTGTTTTCTTATGTGGTGACTTGTTACCAAACCATGCTGCCCCGCTTACTGAAGGTGGACTACCATAAGTACTTCGTTCCTAGTGAGACATTGACTTACCAACACCGGCAAAGCTACTTTAGAGACCAGGAAGAAGTGGCTTGGGAGACAGCTGAGGAAGCCGACCAGTTAAAAGACTTGCTAGCTTTAAAAGAGGCAGGCGAGGTCAGTGTTGACTACCGGGTTGCTGACCGCAAACATTATAAAACTGAAAAATGGATCCAACCCTTGATGGATGCAGACCAATTAGAACAGGAGCGCGACCAACTTAGAAAAACTGCTAAAAAGCAGATCCTACTCTGTGAAGTGCTTATGGAACTTGAAGGGCGGCGGGTGAGCGTCAAATGGTTGCGGGAGAATTATGACCTCTCCTTACAAACTATCCGCCGTGGCCAAGATTTCGGCTGGTTAAAGTTATTTGAGGTTGAAGTCAACCGTGATCCCTATGCCGACCGCTATCAAGAAAGAACCCAAGATAAACCCTTAACTGACGATCAGAATCGGGTTTACCAAGAAGTCAAACAGGCGATTAGTGACCAAGTTAATGACACCTATCTCTTGCAAGGGGTGACGGGTAGTGGAAAGACGGAAGTTTACCTGCAATTAATCCGCCAAGCCCTCGACCAAGGGCAAAATGCCATTCTATTGGTACCAGAAATTGCCTTGACCCCACAAATGGTGGCCCAACTGAAGGGGCGCTTTGGAGACTTGGTCGCTGTCCTTCACAGTCAATTAAGCGTTGGCGAGCATTTTGATGAATGGCGGAAGATGCGTCGGGGGGATGCCCGGGTAGTCGTGGGAGCTCGGTCATCGATTTTTGCCCCGATTGATAATATTGGCATCATCATTATTGATGAGGAACATGAGACCACTTATAAACAAGAGGAAGCCCCGCGCTACCATGCCCGGGATGTGGCTAAGTGGCGCGCGTCTTATCATTCCTGTCCCTTACTCTTAGGGTCAGCAACACCCGCCTTAGAGAGTAGGGCCCGAGCCCAAAATGGGGTCTACCACTTGCTTAGTCTCCCTGGACGGATTAACGGTAAGTCTTTACCAGCAGTTGACTTGATCGATATGCGGGAAGAGTTTAAGCATAAAAATTACTATCAATTCTCCCGCTCACTCAAAGAAGCCATCGATCAAACCTTAAGCCAGGGCCAACAAGTGGCCCTCATGCTTAATCGGCGGGGCTATGCTAATTATGTCATGTGTCGGGATTGTGGGTATGTTTTTCAATGTCAAAATTGTGATGTTTCCCTAACCTATCATTATAGTGATCGCAGTTTGCAGTGCCATTATTGTGGCTATAGCCGGCCCTACCCCCAAGTCTGCCCCCTCTGCCAAGGCCAACACTTACGTCCCTTTGGTAGTGGGACGGAAAAGGTTGAAGAAGAGATCTACCAACTCTTTCCTGGTAAGAACTTAGTCAGAATGGACAATGATACCACCCGTAAAAAGGGCGCCCATGAGCGTTTGTTAGCCAAAGTAGCTAGTGGCGAAGCGAATATATTATTGGGAACGCAAATGATAGCTAAGGGATTGGATTTTCCTAATATTACCCTAGTGGGAGTGATCAATGCGGATACTTCCCTCTACTTGCCTGATTTCCGGGCTTCAGAGCGAACCTTTCAGCTCTTAACCCAGGTGAGCGGACGGGCGGGCCGAGGCGACTTAGAAGGACGAGTGATGATCCAAACCTTTAATCCCGACCACTATGCCCTACAACTTGCTAAGCACCATGACTATGACCGCTTCTACCAAAAGGAAATGACCTATCGTAAACTCAACCATTATTCCCCTTATTTCTATACCATCAGATTATCTATCTCACACTTTAATGAAAAAGATGCCCTTAAAGCGGCCTTAACCTTGGCCACTTTACTGCGTGAACGCAGCCAGGGCAGTAAGGACTATGTCATTGGTCCCAGTCAAAATGCCATTTCTCGGATTAAAAACCGTTATTATTATCAAATTTTGTACCAGTACCGCAATCAAGCACACATTCAGCCCCTATTCCAAGAAATCCGTGACTTGGCTCAAGACTGGAGTAAAAAGAAACTCTATGTCTCAATTGATGTAGAACCTTTATCTTTCCTATAG
- the fmt gene encoding methionyl-tRNA formyltransferase encodes MKKIVFMGTPEFSVKSLQALIDHPDYEVSAVVTQPDRPVGRKHRLQASAVKEAAQAADIPVYQPEKISQDQDLDQLLSQGDIDLIVTAAYGQFLPERLLNYPKYGAINVHASLLPKYRGGAPVHYAIWKGEKETGISIIRMVKKMDAGAILKQAAIPIDDQVTVAEMFDRLSELGSQVLLETLPALFDGTVTETPQNEAEATFSPNITREEERINWDNTAQEIHNQVRAFNSWPVAHTFFDDKRWKIWASEVLEDDETDQVPGTVIAIDKKPARFLVACGSGTVLAITEIQPAGKKAMDITSFINGGAGQIEVGDTFQ; translated from the coding sequence ATGAAAAAAATTGTATTTATGGGGACACCAGAATTTTCGGTGAAGAGTCTACAGGCCTTAATTGACCACCCTGACTATGAAGTTAGTGCCGTGGTTACCCAGCCTGACCGACCCGTGGGACGTAAACACCGCCTCCAAGCTTCAGCGGTTAAAGAAGCCGCCCAAGCGGCTGATATTCCCGTTTATCAACCTGAAAAAATCAGTCAAGACCAAGACCTCGACCAACTACTCAGCCAAGGCGATATCGATTTAATCGTGACTGCTGCTTACGGACAATTTTTACCTGAGCGCTTATTGAATTACCCCAAATACGGGGCCATTAATGTTCACGCCAGCCTCTTACCCAAGTACCGGGGCGGTGCACCTGTCCATTACGCCATCTGGAAGGGAGAAAAGGAGACCGGGATAAGTATTATTCGTATGGTTAAGAAAATGGACGCTGGAGCAATCCTAAAGCAAGCCGCTATCCCGATTGATGACCAAGTTACTGTCGCTGAAATGTTTGACCGCTTGAGTGAACTGGGCAGTCAAGTATTGCTAGAAACCTTACCCGCTCTCTTTGATGGAACAGTGACTGAGACTCCTCAAAATGAAGCGGAAGCAACTTTTTCACCTAATATCACCCGGGAAGAGGAGCGGATCAACTGGGACAATACTGCCCAAGAAATCCATAACCAAGTTCGGGCCTTTAATAGCTGGCCAGTGGCCCACACTTTCTTTGATGACAAGCGCTGGAAGATCTGGGCAAGTGAAGTGCTTGAAGACGATGAAACTGATCAAGTCCCAGGAACGGTGATCGCTATTGACAAGAAACCAGCCCGTTTCCTAGTGGCTTGCGGAAGCGGAACGGTCTTAGCTATTACTGAAATCCAACCAGCAGGAAAGAAGGCCATGGATATTACGAGTTTTATTAATGGAGGAGCGGGTCAAATTGAAGTCGGCGACACATTCCAATAA
- the rsmB gene encoding 16S rRNA (cytosine(967)-C(5))-methyltransferase RsmB — protein sequence MKSATHSNKPSGLKASARYQAMETLDLVYKGEAFVNQEVNQVLSHSRVGDSDRDLYTRLVYGSLQFHWTLQELLKQVLKRYKRTKKWLLALLELSAYQHYYLDAIPDHAIVDEAVRIAKKRGNQTLGRFTNGTLRNLFRTYPTIEDFISQQASDQSYVLSLETSLPLDWVKYFTQRFGFEITKQIAQAMVEPAQVNVRISRDYWQDQDKISQSLADQGFPNQSSQIAPHQLKVKTGNPAQSELFEKGIITIQDEAASLAVDILNPKAGDRVLDACAAPGGKTVQLAEYVGKTGQVLAFDIAENKLPLIADNVKRMHVDSQVSIQQGDASQLGEKFPTESFDGILVDAPCSGVGLFRRKPDTKLNKGFQDLKNLQKIQLEILNNVSPLLKKAGRLVYSTCTITAEENWQVVEEFLATHPDFALKAIGPEWQEVLQPSLINAACLEILPHHFNSDGFFVALLEKQS from the coding sequence TTGAAGTCGGCGACACATTCCAATAAGCCCTCAGGCCTCAAAGCTAGCGCCCGCTACCAGGCTATGGAAACCCTAGACCTAGTCTATAAGGGCGAGGCCTTTGTTAACCAAGAAGTCAACCAGGTTCTCAGCCACAGTCGGGTAGGAGACTCGGACCGAGATCTTTATACCCGCCTAGTTTACGGGAGTCTGCAATTCCATTGGACCCTCCAAGAACTCTTAAAACAGGTATTGAAACGCTATAAGCGGACCAAGAAGTGGCTGCTAGCCCTACTCGAATTATCAGCCTACCAGCATTATTATCTCGATGCCATTCCTGACCACGCCATTGTCGACGAGGCCGTGCGTATCGCTAAGAAGCGCGGTAACCAGACCTTGGGACGTTTTACCAATGGGACCTTGCGCAATCTCTTCCGGACCTATCCGACCATCGAGGACTTTATTAGCCAGCAGGCAAGCGACCAGTCCTATGTTCTTTCCTTAGAGACTAGCTTGCCCTTAGATTGGGTGAAATATTTTACTCAACGCTTTGGCTTTGAAATCACCAAGCAAATTGCCCAAGCCATGGTAGAACCAGCCCAGGTTAATGTGCGAATTAGTCGCGACTATTGGCAGGACCAGGACAAAATTAGTCAGAGTTTAGCCGATCAAGGTTTTCCTAACCAAAGCAGTCAGATAGCTCCTCACCAGCTAAAAGTTAAAACCGGTAATCCAGCGCAATCTGAACTCTTTGAGAAGGGGATCATTACTATTCAAGATGAGGCTGCTAGTCTTGCCGTTGATATCTTGAATCCCAAAGCTGGCGACCGGGTCCTAGATGCCTGTGCGGCACCTGGGGGCAAGACGGTCCAATTAGCTGAATATGTAGGTAAAACGGGCCAGGTCTTAGCCTTTGATATTGCTGAGAATAAATTACCTTTAATTGCTGATAATGTTAAACGCATGCATGTCGATAGTCAGGTAAGTATCCAACAAGGGGATGCCAGCCAACTAGGTGAAAAATTTCCAACGGAAAGCTTTGACGGCATTTTAGTTGACGCTCCCTGTTCAGGTGTGGGCCTCTTCCGCCGTAAACCGGATACCAAGTTAAACAAGGGTTTTCAAGATCTAAAGAATTTGCAAAAAATTCAATTAGAAATCTTAAATAATGTCAGTCCCCTACTAAAAAAGGCTGGCCGCTTGGTCTATAGTACCTGTACAATAACAGCAGAAGAGAATTGGCAAGTGGTCGAAGAATTTCTAGCGACTCACCCAGACTTCGCCCTCAAAGCCATTGGTCCCGAGTGGCAGGAAGTTTTACAGCCATCTTTGATCAATGCTGCTTGCTTGGAAATCTTACCACATCATTTTAATAGCGATGGCTTTTTTGTCGCCTTATTAGAAAAACAAAGTTAG
- a CDS encoding Stp1/IreP family PP2C-type Ser/Thr phosphatase, which yields MEVSQLTDTGQIRSSNQDQVGVFYNQAEQALLLLCDGMGGHNAGDVASEMALYAVGHAWEESPKTDTEAVQTWLEDNIVFANDRVLQASKKYNDLSGMGTTIVGIAIIEGKGIVAHVGDSRAYCYDGEALKPLTRDHSFVQELLDMNMITPSEAQNHPQKNIVTQTVGVSEDIKVDISVFTLEAQTMLLLCSDGLTDMLTDDDIGQIIASDEDVNQAAQALIAAANQAGGRDNISVVLARIEGGDVS from the coding sequence ATGGAAGTTAGTCAGTTGACCGATACTGGTCAAATTCGAAGCTCAAATCAAGACCAAGTAGGGGTTTTTTATAATCAAGCCGAGCAGGCCCTACTCCTGCTCTGTGACGGCATGGGCGGCCATAATGCTGGGGATGTAGCCAGTGAAATGGCCCTCTATGCAGTTGGCCATGCCTGGGAGGAGTCTCCAAAGACCGATACTGAAGCGGTTCAAACTTGGTTGGAAGATAATATTGTTTTTGCTAATGACCGGGTTTTACAAGCTTCAAAAAAATATAATGATTTGTCAGGCATGGGGACCACTATTGTGGGGATTGCGATTATTGAAGGGAAGGGGATTGTCGCCCATGTGGGTGATAGTCGGGCCTATTGCTACGATGGGGAGGCCTTGAAGCCTTTGACCCGCGACCATTCCTTTGTCCAAGAACTCTTAGATATGAACATGATTACCCCATCTGAAGCCCAAAATCACCCGCAAAAGAATATTGTGACTCAGACCGTGGGGGTAAGCGAAGATATCAAGGTCGATATTTCGGTATTTACCCTAGAAGCGCAGACCATGCTCTTACTCTGTTCAGATGGTTTAACCGATATGCTGACTGATGACGATATCGGTCAGATTATCGCTAGCGATGAAGATGTTAATCAAGCGGCTCAGGCCTTAATCGCTGCAGCCAACCAAGCCGGGGGCCGGGATAATATTTCGGTGGTCCTCGCCAGGATTGAGGGAGGGGATGTGTCATGA
- the pknB gene encoding Stk1 family PASTA domain-containing Ser/Thr kinase translates to MKQGQVIGNRYEIIRHLGSGGMATVYLAYDPILEREVAIKFLRIGTSDMDDATRRFKREAMSISEVNHPNIVNIYDVGDDDDGHYIVMEYIEGIDLKQFIRKNHPISKETYQGIMMQILAGVECAHRKGIIHRDLKPQNIMIKPDGQVKIMDFGIALVSTETSITQTNTIIGSVHYLSPEQARGSMASYQSDIYSLGIVSFEMLTGQVPFDGESAVSIAIQHFQESLPDINQFRSDIPQAMQNVIMKATAKEANERYQTCEQMRQDLATCLDPSRANEAPFTPSLMKNETIVMAKDAIEKQITDETKVTPQAKPEPKETAQATKAMPIGAGLASQKAEAQSEPKVKAAPPKASSRPKRRWPWFIGGLLAILLLLGVFVFGQGQSQPVPDLTNMTEDQARNSLVNNGFSLGESHQEYSDQVESGRVIRTDPSSGRKVKADQPIDLYISQGKEPIEIPNYQGQTLEQAKKDAEKKGFSVSSEEVYSEEVEKGKVISQNPAPGASVVASETNLHLVVSLGKEPLTMANLQGLNQAGVQQYAQSVGLNVSFNEANSDSVAKGLVVSQSIAPGANFNRGANLTVTLSLGPEEEPTHSFRHTITIPYKGKRSRGDSDSESTSQRQAANDIEIYIDDLNHSYNEVADHFTITDDKSYTLSFETEPNKTARFKVVRDGKTILENRVKPGDD, encoded by the coding sequence ATGAAACAAGGTCAAGTGATTGGTAATCGTTATGAAATTATCCGCCACCTTGGCTCTGGAGGAATGGCAACTGTCTATTTAGCCTATGATCCGATTTTGGAACGGGAGGTCGCCATTAAATTCCTCCGCATTGGGACTTCGGATATGGATGACGCGACCCGACGCTTCAAACGAGAGGCTATGTCGATTTCAGAAGTAAACCACCCCAATATTGTTAATATTTACGATGTCGGTGACGATGATGATGGCCACTATATCGTGATGGAATATATTGAGGGAATTGACCTTAAACAATTTATTCGCAAAAACCATCCCATCAGTAAAGAAACTTATCAAGGAATCATGATGCAAATCCTGGCTGGGGTTGAATGCGCCCATCGCAAGGGGATTATCCACCGGGACTTAAAACCGCAAAATATCATGATTAAACCGGATGGCCAGGTAAAAATCATGGACTTTGGGATTGCCTTGGTCTCTACCGAGACGTCAATTACCCAGACCAATACCATTATTGGTTCGGTCCATTATCTTTCCCCCGAACAAGCCCGGGGGTCGATGGCTAGTTACCAATCCGATATCTATAGTTTGGGGATTGTTTCCTTTGAAATGCTCACTGGCCAGGTCCCCTTCGACGGGGAATCTGCCGTTAGCATAGCCATTCAGCACTTCCAGGAATCCCTACCGGATATTAATCAATTTCGTTCCGATATCCCCCAAGCCATGCAAAATGTTATTATGAAGGCAACGGCCAAGGAAGCTAATGAACGCTATCAGACTTGCGAACAGATGCGGCAAGATTTAGCGACCTGTCTGGATCCCAGCCGGGCCAATGAAGCACCATTTACGCCTTCATTGATGAAGAATGAAACCATCGTTATGGCTAAGGACGCGATCGAAAAACAAATTACTGACGAAACTAAGGTCACTCCCCAAGCCAAGCCAGAGCCCAAAGAAACGGCTCAAGCGACCAAGGCCATGCCGATCGGTGCCGGCTTAGCGAGTCAAAAGGCAGAGGCCCAAAGTGAGCCAAAAGTAAAAGCAGCTCCGCCAAAAGCATCCAGTCGGCCCAAGCGGAGATGGCCTTGGTTCATTGGAGGGCTCTTGGCTATCTTATTGCTTCTCGGCGTCTTTGTCTTTGGCCAGGGTCAAAGTCAACCGGTCCCTGATTTAACCAATATGACCGAAGACCAGGCCCGTAACAGCCTGGTCAATAATGGCTTTAGCCTGGGTGAGAGTCATCAAGAATATAGCGACCAGGTGGAAAGCGGGCGAGTGATCCGGACCGATCCGAGTAGTGGGCGAAAGGTCAAGGCAGACCAGCCCATTGATCTCTATATTAGCCAGGGTAAGGAACCCATTGAAATCCCTAACTACCAAGGACAGACCCTAGAACAGGCTAAAAAAGATGCTGAGAAGAAAGGTTTTTCTGTAAGTAGTGAAGAAGTCTATAGTGAAGAGGTTGAAAAGGGTAAAGTGATTTCCCAAAACCCAGCGCCAGGCGCTAGTGTGGTGGCTAGTGAAACCAACCTGCACTTGGTCGTGAGTTTGGGTAAGGAACCCTTAACGATGGCCAACCTGCAAGGCTTAAACCAAGCAGGTGTCCAACAATATGCCCAAAGTGTAGGCTTGAATGTCAGCTTTAATGAAGCTAATTCAGATTCTGTGGCTAAGGGTTTAGTGGTCTCCCAAAGTATCGCGCCTGGAGCCAACTTTAACCGCGGGGCGAATTTGACTGTGACCCTTTCTTTAGGGCCTGAGGAGGAGCCCACACACAGCTTCCGTCACACCATCACTATTCCTTACAAGGGCAAAAGATCTCGTGGGGATTCGGATAGCGAGTCTACTTCTCAACGGCAGGCAGCTAATGACATTGAGATTTACATTGATGATTTAAACCATTCTTACAATGAAGTGGCTGATCACTTTACCATCACTGACGATAAGTCTTATACTTTGAGTTTTGAAACTGAGCCTAATAAAACCGCTCGTTTCAAGGTAGTCCGTGACGGCAAGACGATTTTAGAGAATCGAGTGAAACCAGGCGATGACTAA
- the rsgA gene encoding ribosome small subunit-dependent GTPase A has translation MTNRPAEKKGQIVKVLSGFYYIEDQDSREIYQTRARGLFRKEQLSPLVGDYVSFQADNLHEGVLTAVKERKNELDRPPVANIDLAFVVASVTQPHIPSKLIDRMLVYSESQRIQPALYFSKLDLLDEAEREELQPLLANYQSLGYQVLTNLDLSQADEDLLTELFHGKTIAAMGQSGVGKTTLLNHLLPDLHKETAAISKGMGRGKHTTRHVELHDVYGGKLVDTPGFSSLSLDSIEKEDLGDYFPEMRERSDFCKFRECSHTHEPQCAIKAALEAGEISQSRYDHYVEFLQEIINKKPDYQQKNRRKKK, from the coding sequence ATGACTAATAGACCAGCAGAAAAAAAGGGCCAAATCGTTAAGGTCTTGAGTGGCTTTTACTATATTGAAGATCAAGATAGTCGGGAGATCTATCAAACCCGGGCGCGCGGTCTCTTTCGTAAGGAACAGCTGAGCCCCTTAGTGGGTGACTATGTCAGCTTCCAAGCAGATAATCTCCATGAAGGGGTCTTAACTGCTGTGAAGGAGCGCAAAAATGAGCTTGACCGGCCGCCCGTGGCCAATATTGACTTAGCCTTTGTCGTTGCTTCCGTGACTCAACCACACATTCCTAGCAAGTTGATTGACCGCATGTTGGTCTATAGTGAAAGCCAAAGGATCCAACCAGCGCTTTACTTTTCCAAGTTAGACTTACTCGATGAAGCAGAACGTGAAGAATTGCAGCCGCTCTTGGCTAATTACCAGTCCCTGGGCTACCAGGTCTTAACGAATTTAGACCTATCACAAGCAGACGAAGATTTACTGACTGAACTTTTTCATGGGAAAACCATTGCCGCTATGGGACAGTCAGGGGTTGGTAAGACCACCTTGTTAAACCATCTCCTGCCTGATCTCCATAAGGAAACGGCTGCTATTTCTAAGGGGATGGGCCGGGGCAAGCATACCACCCGCCATGTTGAATTACATGATGTCTATGGGGGTAAGCTAGTCGACACGCCTGGCTTTTCCAGTTTAAGCTTAGATAGCATTGAAAAGGAAGACCTGGGAGACTACTTCCCCGAAATGAGAGAGCGGAGTGATTTCTGTAAGTTCCGGGAATGCTCCCACACCCACGAGCCTCAATGCGCCATTAAAGCAGCCCTAGAGGCAGGCGAGATTAGTCAGAGTCGTTATGACCATTATGTGGAATTTTTGCAAGAAATTATCAATAAAAAACCCGATTACCAACAGAAAAATAGGAGGAAGAAAAAATGA
- the rpe gene encoding ribulose-phosphate 3-epimerase yields the protein MKIAPSILNADTGRMREEVARIEEAGADWVHVDIMDGHFVPNLTFGAPMVEALRPHTKLFIDCHMMVDNPDDYIESLAQAGADSMTVHFEAVTHLHRTIQNIQSQGMKAAVALNPATPVSAITPILNMVDMVLVMTVNPGFGGQAFIPDMVEKMTELDQIRQEKGYHYQIQVDGGIDNTTIRQCYDQGVDVFVSGSYVYKGDSNQAIASLRDACC from the coding sequence ATGAAAATTGCCCCAAGTATTTTAAATGCTGATACCGGTCGTATGCGTGAAGAAGTTGCCCGGATTGAAGAGGCTGGAGCAGACTGGGTCCATGTGGATATTATGGATGGCCATTTTGTCCCCAACCTCACGTTTGGTGCGCCCATGGTGGAAGCCCTACGTCCTCACACCAAACTCTTCATTGATTGCCATATGATGGTGGATAATCCAGATGACTATATTGAATCCCTAGCCCAAGCGGGAGCAGATAGCATGACGGTACATTTTGAAGCGGTCACCCACTTACACCGCACCATTCAAAATATTCAATCCCAAGGCATGAAGGCAGCGGTGGCGCTTAACCCAGCGACTCCAGTTTCAGCCATCACACCGATCTTGAATATGGTTGATATGGTCTTAGTCATGACGGTTAACCCAGGCTTTGGTGGACAAGCCTTCATTCCAGATATGGTAGAAAAAATGACTGAACTGGACCAAATCCGTCAGGAAAAAGGCTACCATTATCAAATTCAAGTCGATGGAGGGATCGATAACACCACCATTCGTCAGTGCTACGACCAAGGGGTGGATGTCTTTGTTTCCGGCTCTTATGTCTACAAAGGGGATTCTAACCAAGCCATTGCTTCCTTGCGGGATGCCTGCTGCTAA
- a CDS encoding thiamine diphosphokinase → MIQRIIAVGSSIAHLDNPIIASYKSDPQVAWVGIDRGARELLRAGLPLNLAVGDFDSVTAEERQAIQEAAQKSIVLPSEKNDTDTEAALMEMMKNWPQAEYIIFYGMLGGRLDHTLNNLWMAYQDRFQPVISRLEFVSDTNTVRFLEPGEHIIYPYEGMTYLSLVSMGPVSGLTLKDVKYRLEDFASDNPRPFISNEFLPDGRPMSLSFTSGLLMVLQTRDAR, encoded by the coding sequence ATGATTCAACGTATTATTGCTGTGGGAAGTTCAATTGCCCATTTGGACAATCCCATTATTGCTAGCTACAAAAGCGACCCCCAAGTGGCCTGGGTAGGCATTGACCGTGGGGCGAGAGAGTTGCTCCGGGCCGGCTTACCCCTCAACCTAGCTGTGGGGGACTTTGATTCGGTGACGGCGGAGGAAAGACAAGCGATCCAAGAAGCGGCCCAAAAATCGATTGTCTTACCCAGTGAGAAGAATGATACTGATACCGAAGCCGCGCTCATGGAAATGATGAAAAATTGGCCCCAGGCTGAATATATCATTTTTTATGGCATGCTGGGTGGTCGTCTCGACCATACCCTTAATAACCTATGGATGGCTTACCAAGACCGTTTTCAACCGGTCATCTCTCGTTTAGAATTTGTTTCCGATACCAACACGGTTCGCTTTTTGGAGCCTGGTGAACATATCATTTATCCCTATGAAGGCATGACCTATCTTTCCTTGGTTTCTATGGGGCCCGTCAGCGGGTTGACCTTAAAAGACGTTAAATACCGCTTAGAGGACTTTGCCTCTGATAACCCGCGGCCCTTTATTTCTAACGAGTTTCTCCCTGATGGACGCCCCATGTCCTTAAGCTTTACTTCTGGTCTCTTGATGGTCTTACAAACCAGGGATGCTCGCTAG